The nucleotide window AGCCGGGTTGCTGGTTGTAACCCTGCTGGTCGTAGGCCTGCTGGTCGTAACCCTGTTGGCCGTAGGCCTGCTGGTCGTATGCCTGGTCGTAGCCGGGCTGCTGACCGTACTGGTCGTAGCCCTGCTGTCCGTAGCCCTGATCTCCCGGCTGTCCCGATCCCTGTCCGTACTGGTCGTACGCGGGATCGGCGCCCCTGCGCTGGTCGTATCCGGGATTCTGAGTCATCTTGGGGGCTCCTTGGTCGGGGGCGTTGGGAAGTGGATGAACAGGGGCCGGGCGACCGGCCGGCGGGCCGGGGACCGGTGCAGGGTGCGGCTGCTCCGAACGCGCCCCCACCGGGCGGGGCCGCGCGTCCGGGTTGACCGTGCCTCGTGCGCGGAACATCCCCGTGTGCAAGGACGGCGATTGCTCGAACTCTACGACGACGTTGCCGTAGGTCTGCCACCCGTTGTCTTTGATGAAGTTTTCCAAATGCTTCGAGAAAGTCTTGCGGTTCAGCTCGTATTCCGCAGCGATGTGCTGATGATCGGTGGGACTGAACAGCAACGTGTAGCTGTTGGCCGCAAGGACCGTACCGTCACCGAGGTTCTCGAGCGACTCCTCGGCTTCTCGCTGCAGCCCGTTCTCGATCTCCTGCGGGGCCACCTGACCACCGAAGACGCGGGCAAAACCGTCGTCAACTGCACCTTCGAGCTTGCGTTCCAGTCGTTGCAGGATCCCCACCGAGACCTCCTTTCGCGGCAATAGAGCGTGTCGCCGTGCATCTGGCCTTGTTTGATGATAGCGACATCAGCGGCCAACTGTGCCACCAAGGCAACTGGTGCACCGTCTGCAACACCCGCCTCATTGGTGTGTATTCGGCCTCTGACGTAACCCGACGTACTGCACAGATGCAACGTACGAGATCGAGTTTTGTTTCGGTGGCGGCGTGCTGCTATCGTCGTCCAGTCGCCGGACACACCCAGTCCGACGGCACGCCCACCGGAACTTCGGTGGCCACGGGCGAGTGGCGGAATGGCAGACGCGCTGGCTTCAGGTGCCAGTGTCCTTCGGGACGTGGGGGTTCAAGTCCCCCTTCGCCCACCAGAGTGGAGATGAGACCAGGTTGCACACGGCAACCTGGTCTTCTTCGTTTCCGGACCCGGTCGATGGGTACCGTTCTGCTGGTCCCGCGTG belongs to Gordonia sp. KTR9 and includes:
- a CDS encoding DUF3662 and FHA domain-containing protein produces the protein MGILQRLERKLEGAVDDGFARVFGGQVAPQEIENGLQREAEESLENLGDGTVLAANSYTLLFSPTDHQHIAAEYELNRKTFSKHLENFIKDNGWQTYGNVVVEFEQSPSLHTGMFRARGTVNPDARPRPVGARSEQPHPAPVPGPPAGRPAPVHPLPNAPDQGAPKMTQNPGYDQRRGADPAYDQYGQGSGQPGDQGYGQQGYDQYGQQPGYDQAYDQQAYGQQGYDQQAYDQQGYNQQPGYGQQGYGQQPGYDQGYGQQGYSQQPGYEQQGYGQQPGYDQGYGQQPGYEQQGYNQQPGYDQGYGQQGYGQQPGYDQGYGQQGYSQQPAGYDYQGGYDQGYGAGRPAAGYAPSSITLLLEDGSNRTFQLHEGSNVIGRGQDAQFRLPDTGVSRRHVEIRWDGATAMLTDLNSTNGTTVNDLQVNTWELADGDRIRVGHSDITVRFQ